The following are encoded together in the Bradyrhizobium genosp. L genome:
- a CDS encoding DUF1801 domain-containing protein, whose protein sequence is MPKPAKRATSKPRPQATAAAPPQTLFGAYPAPVKAKLLALRRLIFETAKATKGVGTLEETLKWGQPSYLTPQTGSGSTIRIDQVKPGADQVAVYFHCQTNLVEMFRELYPELSYGGNRAILLDVKDALPGAALRHCVGLALTYHLNKRKT, encoded by the coding sequence ATGCCCAAGCCGGCCAAACGCGCGACCAGTAAGCCTCGTCCACAAGCAACCGCCGCAGCTCCCCCACAGACATTGTTCGGCGCCTATCCTGCGCCCGTCAAGGCGAAGCTCCTGGCATTGCGACGGCTGATCTTCGAGACCGCCAAGGCGACCAAAGGCGTCGGCACGCTCGAGGAGACGCTGAAATGGGGCCAGCCGAGCTACCTGACACCGCAGACCGGAAGCGGCAGCACGATCCGGATCGACCAGGTGAAGCCCGGCGCGGACCAGGTCGCGGTCTACTTCCATTGCCAGACCAATCTGGTCGAGATGTTTCGCGAGCTCTATCCCGAGCTCAGCTATGGCGGCAATCGCGCGATCCTGCTCGACGTCAAGGACGCGCTGCCGGGCGCCGCGCTGCGCCACTGCGTGGGCCTGGCGCTGACGTATCATTTGAACAAGCGGAAGACGTGA
- a CDS encoding putative bifunctional diguanylate cyclase/phosphodiesterase, whose product MRPKKIKKSKPAIGSRRRGDQAKPAPRLSGPSRRAAVEIGELVRQRAQAEAAIAEARRSNARLREAIDILPQGIVFLDAEGRYILWNKKYSEIYQRSADLFERGARLEDTIRIGVERGDYPEAEGREEEWIAERVRKMYQPGERHEQVLADGRVVLIEERLTSDGGIVGLRVDITELKQREASFRLLFDSNPVPMIVCALDGEHILGVNDAAIAHYGYARAEFEKLTIKNLQAFDAELPWASGRSSDEQAARTWKHVRADGTLIDLAIYSRQLMHGDQPAVLLALMDITERKRAEARLAFMAQHDGLTGLPNRNLLRQQMDEMLQHTRRSTDKVAVLMLGLDNFKAVNDTLGHGIGDKLLRGVAKRLRSTLRDEDALARLNSDEFTIVQGGVTRPEDAVLLARRILEAIGEPYLLEGHSVVIGASIGIAMSPGDGEDSEKLLKSADMALSRAKSDFRGTFSFFEAEMDARAQSRRKIELDLRDAIQNEGLRPYYQPLVDLASGRITCFEALVRWPHPERGMISPGEFIPVAEETGLINALGGLMLHRACMDAAQWPDDVRVAVNLSPLQFRTGNLLSVVTDALKQSGLPARRLELEITETLLLEKSSQVLATLHALRALGVRMSMDDFGTGYSSLSYLRSFPFDKIKIDQSFVRDLGANPDAQAIVRSIVSLGIGLGVTITAEGVETESELSCLRAEGCHEGQGFLFSRARPNAEVVSLLQAQRGAEALVA is encoded by the coding sequence ATGCGGCCAAAGAAAATCAAGAAGTCGAAGCCGGCGATCGGATCCAGACGGCGCGGCGATCAGGCCAAGCCGGCGCCGCGCCTGTCGGGCCCGTCGCGCCGCGCCGCTGTCGAGATCGGCGAACTGGTGCGCCAGCGCGCGCAGGCAGAAGCCGCGATCGCGGAAGCCCGCAGATCGAACGCACGTCTGCGCGAGGCGATCGATATCCTGCCGCAGGGCATCGTGTTCCTGGATGCCGAGGGCCGCTACATCCTCTGGAACAAGAAATATTCCGAAATCTACCAGCGCAGCGCCGATCTGTTCGAGCGCGGCGCGCGCCTCGAAGACACCATCCGCATCGGCGTCGAGCGCGGCGACTATCCCGAGGCCGAGGGCCGCGAGGAGGAATGGATCGCCGAGCGGGTCAGGAAGATGTACCAGCCCGGCGAACGGCACGAGCAGGTGCTGGCCGACGGCCGCGTCGTGTTGATCGAGGAGCGGCTGACCTCGGACGGCGGCATCGTCGGTCTGCGCGTCGACATCACCGAATTGAAGCAGCGCGAGGCCTCGTTCCGCCTGCTGTTCGACAGCAATCCGGTGCCGATGATCGTCTGCGCGCTCGACGGCGAGCACATCCTCGGCGTCAACGACGCGGCGATCGCCCATTACGGGTATGCCCGCGCCGAATTCGAGAAGCTGACGATCAAGAACCTGCAGGCGTTCGACGCCGAATTGCCCTGGGCCTCGGGGCGCAGCAGCGACGAGCAGGCGGCGCGGACCTGGAAGCATGTGCGCGCCGACGGCACGCTGATCGATCTGGCGATCTATTCGCGCCAGCTGATGCATGGCGACCAGCCGGCGGTGCTGCTCGCGCTGATGGACATCACCGAGCGCAAGCGGGCCGAGGCGCGGCTCGCCTTCATGGCGCAGCATGACGGCCTGACCGGCCTGCCGAACCGCAATCTGCTGCGTCAGCAGATGGACGAGATGCTGCAGCACACCCGCCGCAGCACCGACAAGGTCGCGGTGCTGATGCTCGGGCTCGACAATTTCAAGGCGGTCAACGACACGCTCGGCCACGGCATCGGCGACAAGCTGTTGCGCGGGGTGGCAAAACGCCTGCGCTCGACCTTGCGCGACGAGGACGCGCTGGCCCGCCTCAACTCCGACGAGTTCACGATCGTGCAGGGCGGCGTGACGCGGCCCGAGGACGCCGTGCTGCTGGCCCGGCGCATCCTCGAGGCGATCGGCGAGCCCTATCTGCTCGAGGGTCATTCGGTGGTGATCGGCGCCAGCATCGGGATCGCGATGTCGCCCGGCGACGGCGAGGATTCGGAGAAGCTCCTGAAGAGCGCCGACATGGCGCTGTCGCGCGCCAAGAGCGATTTCCGCGGCACCTTCTCGTTCTTCGAGGCCGAGATGGATGCGCGCGCCCAGAGCCGGCGCAAGATCGAGCTCGATCTGCGCGATGCGATCCAGAACGAGGGGCTGCGGCCGTACTACCAGCCGCTGGTCGATCTCGCGAGCGGACGGATCACCTGCTTCGAGGCGCTGGTGCGCTGGCCGCATCCGGAGCGCGGCATGATCTCGCCCGGCGAGTTCATTCCGGTGGCGGAAGAGACCGGCCTGATCAATGCGCTCGGCGGGCTGATGCTGCATCGCGCCTGCATGGATGCGGCGCAGTGGCCGGACGACGTTCGTGTTGCGGTCAATCTGTCGCCGCTGCAATTCCGCACCGGCAATCTGCTGTCTGTCGTCACCGACGCGCTGAAGCAGTCCGGGCTGCCGGCGCGCCGGCTCGAGCTCGAGATCACCGAGACCTTGCTGCTGGAGAAAAGCAGCCAGGTGCTGGCGACGCTGCACGCGCTGCGCGCGCTCGGGGTGCGGATGTCGATGGACGATTTCGGCACCGGCTATTCGAGCCTGAGCTACCTGCGCAGCTTCCCGTTCGACAAGATCAAGATCGACCAATCCTTCGTCCGCGACCTCGGCGCCAATCCCGATGCGCAAGCAATCGTGCGCTCGATCGTCAGCCTCGGCATCGGGCTCGGCGTCACCATCACGGCGGAAGGCGTCGAGACCGAGTCCGAATTGAGCTGTCTGCGCGCCGAAGGCTGCCACGAGGGCCAGGGCTTTCTGTTCAGCCGGGCCCGGCCGAATGCCGAGGTCGTCAGCCTGCTACAGGCCCAGCGCGGGGCCGAGGCGCTGGTGGCGTAG
- a CDS encoding L,D-transpeptidase — protein MTNVFRVRLAFAAVVAMMASALSPARADVVVHIDKSSQRMEVSVDGAPRYSWPVSTGRSGYGTPNGVFHPQMMARRWFSRKYYNSPMPYSIFFHGGFAIHGTNDLARLGGPASHGCVRLHPSHAAALYGLVEREGRGSTRIEITN, from the coding sequence ATGACAAACGTATTTCGCGTACGGCTGGCATTTGCAGCCGTGGTTGCCATGATGGCATCGGCACTCTCTCCGGCGCGCGCCGACGTCGTCGTCCACATCGATAAATCATCGCAGCGCATGGAGGTCAGCGTCGACGGCGCACCGCGCTACAGCTGGCCGGTGTCGACCGGGCGCAGCGGCTACGGCACCCCGAACGGGGTCTTCCATCCGCAGATGATGGCGCGCCGCTGGTTCTCGCGGAAATATTACAACTCGCCGATGCCGTATTCGATCTTCTTCCATGGCGGCTTTGCCATCCACGGCACCAACGATCTCGCCCGTCTCGGCGGACCGGCCTCGCATGGCTGCGTGCGCCTGCATCCCTCGCATGCTGCCGCGCTCTACGGCCTCGTCGAACGCGAAGGCCGCGGCAGCACGCGCATCGAGATCACGAACTAA
- the mepA gene encoding penicillin-insensitive murein endopeptidase: MTPRRLLIPLLLSALAAGSFAWAQDKGTVNPKPLPPLANPNDPKLGARELFARKVLPAALPTRSIGGYTRGCIAGAVAMPLNGDTWQVMRLSRNRYWGHPDMIALLKRLAAKAHKDAGWPGILVGDIGQPRGGPALSGHASHQIGIDADVWLTPMPDRKLSREDREEMSAVMMVRDDRLDVDPHVFTPGHLLVLRDAAQEPAVQRIFVNPAIKKALCREAKGDRSWLSKIRPWWGHDYHFHIRMRCPPGSPECKGQPSQSDEDGCKPSDLAYWFKDSVLHPKPSPKPEKPRPPVTLAQLPADCRTVLNAPDAKQ, encoded by the coding sequence ATGACACCCCGCCGGCTTCTGATCCCGCTCCTGCTCTCTGCTCTTGCCGCCGGCAGTTTTGCCTGGGCGCAGGACAAGGGCACCGTCAATCCGAAACCGCTGCCGCCGCTCGCTAACCCTAACGACCCGAAGCTCGGGGCGAGGGAATTGTTCGCGCGCAAGGTGTTGCCGGCGGCGCTGCCGACCCGATCGATCGGCGGCTACACCAGGGGCTGCATCGCCGGCGCCGTAGCAATGCCGCTGAACGGCGACACCTGGCAGGTGATGCGGCTGTCGCGCAACCGCTATTGGGGGCACCCCGACATGATCGCGCTGTTGAAGCGGCTCGCCGCCAAGGCGCACAAGGACGCCGGCTGGCCCGGTATCCTGGTCGGCGACATCGGCCAGCCGCGCGGCGGCCCTGCGCTGAGCGGCCACGCCAGCCACCAGATCGGAATCGACGCCGACGTCTGGCTGACACCGATGCCGGATCGCAAATTGTCGCGCGAGGACCGCGAGGAGATGTCGGCGGTGATGATGGTGCGCGACGACCGGCTCGACGTCGATCCGCACGTCTTCACGCCGGGGCATCTGCTGGTGCTGCGCGATGCGGCGCAGGAGCCGGCCGTGCAGCGCATCTTCGTCAATCCCGCGATCAAGAAGGCGCTGTGCCGCGAGGCCAAGGGCGACCGCAGCTGGCTGTCGAAGATCAGGCCGTGGTGGGGCCACGACTATCACTTCCACATCCGCATGCGCTGCCCGCCCGGCAGTCCGGAATGCAAGGGACAGCCGTCGCAATCCGACGAGGACGGCTGCAAGCCGTCCGACCTCGCCTACTGGTTCAAGGATTCGGTGCTGCACCCAAAACCTTCACCAAAGCCGGAGAAGCCGCGGCCGCCGGTGACGCTGGCGCAGCTCCCGGCAGACTGTCGGACCGTGCTGAACGCGCCGGACGCCAAGCAATAG
- a CDS encoding serine hydrolase domain-containing protein: protein MPLRIAITAALIATLQCFTGLSTPVKAADDPASANAAAAEIPWPTQSWPVSTPEEQGMDPANLARLVENVGSYKQDSFMVIRHGRIVAEAYYAPYVAGIPHDLRSVTKSVIGTLVGIEAQRGELDDANRAVLDFFADKPRINDDDIKRAMTVQHLLDMTSGIKWRERAYTPDETIMQMYRSPDRVSFVLDQPMSNAPGTQFYYNSGNPYVLSALITRKTGQSAFDFAKKELFAPLGITNATWGRVDAQGVTDGESGLYLTPHDMARIGYLYLHDGMWDGKQLIPRSWVERAKAGPVKATFGFHYGNLWWSLPAKNAYMARGRHSQLILVLPKLDIVAVMTGVLRDDEYYAVPRLIDDISNAVKSETALPADPIAESLLTVAIRQAATERPSALGGTPELAKTVSGRTYRIDNNDLHVKTFALNFVGSDSSWTITTETGKPDHPEQQFTGPMGLDGTFRTSAPAFYGINAVRGRWLNEHTFALERRILGHGETQSWFLTFDGNKVSVAFENTDGAKAELHGEAME from the coding sequence ATGCCTCTCAGAATTGCGATCACGGCGGCGCTGATCGCCACGCTGCAATGTTTCACCGGGTTGAGCACGCCCGTCAAAGCGGCCGATGACCCCGCTTCTGCGAACGCCGCTGCTGCGGAGATTCCCTGGCCGACCCAATCATGGCCGGTTTCGACGCCCGAAGAACAGGGCATGGACCCGGCGAACCTCGCCCGTCTGGTCGAGAACGTCGGCAGCTACAAGCAAGACAGCTTCATGGTCATCCGGCACGGCCGGATCGTCGCGGAGGCCTATTACGCGCCTTATGTGGCCGGCATCCCGCACGACCTCAGGTCGGTGACGAAAAGCGTGATCGGAACGCTGGTCGGGATCGAAGCCCAGCGCGGCGAGCTGGATGATGCCAATCGCGCCGTCCTGGATTTCTTCGCCGACAAACCGCGTATCAACGACGACGACATCAAGCGGGCGATGACGGTCCAGCACCTGCTGGACATGACATCGGGCATCAAGTGGCGGGAAAGGGCCTACACGCCGGACGAGACCATCATGCAGATGTATCGAAGCCCGGACCGCGTGAGCTTCGTGCTCGACCAGCCGATGTCGAATGCACCCGGGACGCAGTTCTACTACAACAGCGGCAATCCCTATGTGCTGTCCGCCCTGATCACCAGGAAGACCGGCCAGAGCGCGTTTGATTTCGCCAAGAAGGAATTGTTCGCGCCCCTCGGCATCACCAACGCCACCTGGGGCCGCGTCGACGCCCAGGGCGTCACCGATGGTGAATCCGGGCTCTACCTCACGCCGCACGACATGGCGCGGATCGGCTATCTCTATCTCCATGACGGCATGTGGGACGGCAAGCAATTGATCCCGCGATCATGGGTCGAGCGGGCGAAAGCCGGGCCGGTGAAGGCCACGTTCGGATTTCATTACGGAAATCTGTGGTGGTCGCTCCCCGCGAAGAACGCCTACATGGCGCGCGGCCGCCATTCGCAACTGATCCTGGTGCTTCCGAAGCTGGACATCGTCGCGGTGATGACCGGCGTCCTGCGCGACGACGAGTATTACGCGGTCCCGCGCCTGATCGACGACATCTCGAATGCAGTCAAATCCGAGACCGCTTTGCCGGCCGATCCGATCGCAGAATCGCTGCTCACCGTCGCGATCCGCCAGGCTGCGACCGAACGGCCGTCCGCGCTGGGCGGCACGCCCGAACTGGCCAAGACGGTCTCGGGGCGGACCTATCGGATCGACAACAACGATCTGCACGTCAAGACGTTCGCGCTCAATTTCGTCGGGTCGGACTCGTCCTGGACGATCACCACCGAGACCGGAAAGCCGGATCATCCCGAGCAGCAGTTCACGGGACCGATGGGGCTCGACGGCACGTTCCGCACCAGCGCGCCGGCGTTCTACGGCATCAACGCCGTCAGGGGCCGCTGGCTCAACGAACATACCTTCGCGCTCGAACGCCGGATTCTCGGCCATGGTGAAACGCAGAGCTGGTTCCTGACATTCGACGGCAACAAGGTGAGCGTCGCATTCGAGAATACCGACGGCGCCAAGGCTGAACTGCATGGGGAAGCCATGGAATGA
- the modA gene encoding molybdate ABC transporter substrate-binding protein encodes MQRIAGLFTAFVILLGAIHSPAKAEDKTLTVFAAASMKNALDDIDAAYTAKTGVKVNASYAASSALAKQIEQGAPADVFVSADTDWMDYAIKQKTINESTRVNLLGNSIVLIAPKDSKIDNVAIAPGFDLAKLAGDGKIATGDVKAVPVGKYAKAALEKLGAWQAAEPKFAMAESVRAALTLVARGEAVLGIVYSTDAKVEPGVKIVGTFPADTHPAIIYPVAATTTAKPETNDYLAFLRTSAAKAILEKYGFKFLITPTT; translated from the coding sequence ATGCAACGTATCGCCGGACTTTTCACCGCCTTCGTCATCCTGCTCGGCGCGATCCATTCGCCGGCGAAAGCCGAGGACAAGACGCTCACCGTCTTCGCCGCGGCCTCGATGAAGAACGCGCTCGACGACATCGACGCGGCCTATACCGCCAAGACCGGTGTCAAGGTCAACGCCAGTTACGCCGCGAGCTCGGCATTGGCAAAACAGATCGAGCAGGGCGCGCCGGCCGACGTGTTCGTCTCCGCCGACACCGACTGGATGGACTATGCGATCAAGCAGAAGACCATCAACGAATCGACCCGGGTGAACCTGCTCGGCAACTCGATCGTGCTGATCGCGCCGAAGGATTCCAAGATCGACAACGTCGCCATCGCCCCCGGCTTCGATCTCGCCAAGCTCGCCGGCGACGGCAAGATCGCGACCGGCGACGTCAAGGCGGTGCCGGTCGGCAAATACGCCAAGGCCGCGCTGGAGAAGCTCGGCGCCTGGCAGGCCGCCGAGCCGAAATTCGCGATGGCCGAGAGCGTGCGTGCCGCGCTGACGCTGGTGGCGCGCGGCGAGGCCGTGCTCGGCATCGTCTATTCGACCGACGCCAAGGTGGAGCCGGGCGTCAAGATCGTCGGCACCTTCCCGGCCGATACGCATCCGGCGATCATCTATCCGGTCGCGGCGACCACGACCGCGAAGCCGGAGACCAATGATTATCTCGCCTTCCTGCGCACTTCAGCGGCCAAGGCGATCCTGGAGAAGTACGGCTTCAAGTTCCTGATCACTCCGACGACCTGA
- the modB gene encoding molybdate ABC transporter permease subunit, giving the protein MFDISPTEWTAILLSLRVAVIATLVATPFGIAFAWLLARRDFWGKSLLDAAVHLPLVLPPVVTGYLLLLTFGRRGLVGGWLADHLGIVFAFRWTGAALACGVMSFPLLVRPIRLSIEAVDRRLEQAAETLGAAPWRVFATVTLPLALPGVLAGMVLGFAKAIGEFGATITFVSNIPGETQTISSAIYSLIQTPDGDTAAARLVIISVALAVGALVAAEVFARRATARLHGQ; this is encoded by the coding sequence GTGTTCGATATCTCGCCAACCGAATGGACGGCGATCCTGCTCTCGCTCAGGGTCGCCGTCATCGCAACCTTGGTGGCGACGCCGTTCGGCATCGCGTTCGCGTGGCTGCTGGCACGGCGCGATTTTTGGGGCAAATCGCTGCTCGATGCCGCCGTGCATCTGCCGCTGGTGCTGCCGCCCGTCGTCACCGGATATCTGCTGCTCCTGACCTTCGGCCGCCGCGGCCTGGTCGGCGGTTGGCTCGCCGACCATCTCGGCATCGTGTTTGCCTTCCGCTGGACGGGAGCTGCGCTTGCCTGCGGCGTGATGTCGTTTCCGCTCTTGGTGCGGCCGATCCGGCTCTCGATCGAGGCGGTCGACCGCCGGCTCGAGCAAGCGGCTGAGACGCTCGGCGCCGCGCCGTGGCGGGTGTTCGCGACCGTCACGCTGCCGCTCGCGCTGCCCGGCGTGCTCGCCGGCATGGTGCTCGGCTTTGCCAAGGCGATCGGCGAGTTCGGCGCCACCATCACCTTCGTCTCCAACATTCCCGGCGAGACCCAGACCATCTCGTCCGCCATCTATTCGCTGATCCAGACGCCGGACGGCGACACTGCCGCGGCACGACTCGTGATCATCTCGGTCGCGCTGGCGGTCGGGGCATTGGTCGCAGCCGAAGTGTTTGCGCGCCGCGCCACCGCGCGCCTGCACGGGCAATAG
- the modC gene encoding molybdenum ABC transporter ATP-binding protein — MLRVDITKQLGEFTLTAAFSSEGRVTGLFGASGSGKTSLINIIAGLLRPDRGTIVIDGETVDDTAARIHVPTYRRRIGYVFQDARLFPHLDIRQNLDYGRRMNRLTEDPAQRKRIVDLLDIGALLDRRPGKLSGGERQRVALGRALLSKPRLLLLDEPLGALDESRKLEILPYLVRLRDEAGVPMVYVSHDAAELRQLATQIVMLRRGQVTAFGGVKVLTSGA; from the coding sequence ATGCTGCGCGTCGACATCACCAAGCAGCTCGGCGAGTTCACGCTGACGGCGGCCTTCTCCAGCGAGGGCCGCGTCACCGGCCTGTTCGGGGCCTCCGGCTCCGGCAAGACCTCGCTGATCAACATCATCGCGGGGCTGCTGCGCCCCGACCGCGGCACCATCGTGATCGACGGCGAGACCGTCGACGACACCGCGGCGCGCATCCACGTCCCGACCTATCGCCGCCGCATCGGCTATGTGTTCCAGGATGCGCGGCTGTTTCCGCATCTCGATATCAGGCAGAATCTCGACTACGGCCGCCGCATGAACCGCCTCACTGAGGATCCGGCGCAGCGCAAGCGCATCGTCGATTTGCTCGATATCGGCGCACTGCTGGACCGCCGCCCCGGAAAGCTCTCCGGCGGCGAGCGCCAGCGCGTCGCGCTCGGCCGGGCGCTGCTGTCGAAGCCGCGCCTCTTGCTGCTCGACGAGCCGCTCGGCGCGCTCGACGAGAGCCGCAAGCTCGAGATCCTGCCCTATCTGGTGCGGCTGCGCGACGAGGCCGGCGTGCCGATGGTTTATGTCAGCCACGACGCCGCCGAGTTGCGCCAGCTCGCCACCCAGATCGTGATGCTGCGCCGCGGCCAGGTGACCGCGTTCGGCGGTGTCAAGGTGCTGACGTCGGGCGCCTAG